One genomic window of Syntrophorhabdaceae bacterium includes the following:
- a CDS encoding L-threonylcarbamoyladenylate synthase, which translates to MITEWDPARPRKKTTDFIRETLNLGGLVAYPTDTYYGIGCDLFNIKAIRKLYSIKRLDDRRALSIICRDLKEISTYAVMSDFAFEVLKRHLPGPYTFVLKAKRIMPKLLMTDKKEVGIRIPDHPVPVGLAALIERPIINTSARIAGDEVFTDPRQIEKVFQKNISIIVDGGIITSDASTVIRIVEDEAEILRQGKGQFKPLG; encoded by the coding sequence TTTTATCAGAGAGACCCTCAACCTCGGAGGCCTTGTCGCCTATCCCACCGATACCTATTACGGGATAGGGTGCGACCTGTTCAATATCAAGGCCATAAGGAAGCTCTATTCCATCAAGCGCCTCGACGACCGCAGGGCGCTCAGCATCATCTGCAGGGATTTGAAGGAGATCAGCACCTATGCGGTGATGAGCGATTTTGCCTTCGAAGTCCTGAAAAGGCATTTGCCCGGCCCCTATACCTTCGTGCTCAAGGCGAAGCGGATCATGCCGAAGCTCCTCATGACGGACAAGAAAGAGGTAGGCATCAGGATCCCGGACCATCCCGTACCGGTAGGCCTGGCCGCGCTCATCGAAAGACCCATCATCAACACGAGCGCCCGGATTGCCGGGGATGAGGTATTCACCGACCCGAGGCAGATAGAGAAGGTGTTTCAGAAGAATATCAGCATTATCGTCGACGGCGGCATCATCACAAGCGATGCATCGACGGTAATCAGGATCGTGGAGGATGAGGCGGAGATCCTAAGGCAGGGAAAGGGTCAGTTCAAGCCCCTGGGGTAA